Within the Microvirga ossetica genome, the region CCACGACTGAGATGATCTTTCGCACGACCTCAGCGACAACGGAGGCTACCCATGGCCAAAGGCGAACAACGCGGCAACCGCGAGGCAAAGAAGCCTAAGAAGGACAAGCCGAAGGACGCAATCCTGACATCACCCTTCGCGAATCAGGGCAAGGGCAGCACACCTGCGAAACCAACCGGCGGCAAGCGATAGCGTCTTCACGCATCACCTGCTGAAGGAACCCTATTCAACACGCGGAACTTGTTGGGATCAGGTCTCGTCGCGGGCATCGGCTTCATGGGTAGGGGTGCCATCATTAGGCAATCAGGTGCTGTGCAAGGGACTGCCACAGCCGCAAGTCTATGGGCGAGTGGCGCGGTCGGAGCTGCGATAAGGCTCCGAAGCTATGATGTTGCCAACGTGATTGCCCACTTCACCATCTTCGCCTTCCGTGGTCTGTCTCCGATCAAACATCAAAACCAGCGTGGGGATGACATTGGCCCTTCACCGAGTGTTCAATGAGCTGCGTATAGCGGGGCTGATACCACTCACGGATGCACTCATTGTCAACCCGAACGACAAGGTCGAAGTAGCAGAGGCTATTCAGCACGCGTTGCACATGAGCGGGGAGGAGCGGGTCGCGCGCTGGGAGGCAATGTCCAAAGTTCTTTGGAGCTCCGATGTCTCACGGTGGGCGGCGGCATTTATCACGGATCTGGCCGCTAACAAGGCAGGTAGGGCCCGCAGCGGATTGGAGCTCGCTAAGAAAAGAGAATGATGATTGCTAGAGCATCGGCTGTTCTGATTGAATCGGAGGCTATGCGGCGTGACGGCTTTGTGATTCCCTTATCTCGGCCCTCTTTAGAGGAGATGAGCGATGACCAAGTCCTACTCGCTGGATCTGCGGCAACGGGTGGTGCGCTTTGTTGAGGCGGGGCATTCCTGCCATGAGGCCGCGCGCCATTTTGAGGTGTCGGTCGCGTTTGTGGTGCGGCTCATGGCGGCGTATCGGGCCACCGGCAGCCTGGCGCCCAAACCAGAGGGCGGCTGGCGCTACTCCAAGCTCGACCCGCATCGCGAGTTTCTGATCCGTCGCGTCGCCGAGAGGAACGACATCACCATGCCCCAGCTCGCGGCCGAACTGCTGGCCTTGGGCACCAAGATCACGCCGGCGTCCATCGCGCGCTGGTACATCCGCCACGGCTATAGCGTCAAAAAAAACTTTGCGGGCCAGCGAACAAGAACGCTCCGACGTGCGCCAGGCCCGCGAGCATTGGCACACAAAACGCCAGCCGCGCATGCGCCAGGAGCCGCACCGGCTCGTGTTTCTCGATGAGACCGGCACATCCACCAAGATGACGCGCCTGCGCGGCCGCTGCCTCAAAGGGCAGCGTCTGTATGCAAGGGCACCATTCGGCCACTGGCTGACCCAGACCTTTGTCGCCGGGC harbors:
- a CDS encoding MgtC/SapB family protein, producing MGSGLVAGIGFMGRGAIIRQSGAVQGTATAASLWASGAVGAAIRLRSYDVANVIAHFTIFAFRGLSPIKHQNQRGDDIGPSPSVQ
- a CDS encoding trehalose-6-phosphate synthase; this encodes MTLALHRVFNELRIAGLIPLTDALIVNPNDKVEVAEAIQHALHMSGEERVARWEAMSKVLWSSDVSRWAAAFITDLAANKAGRARSGLELAKKRE